From the Streptomyces pluripotens genome, one window contains:
- a CDS encoding PucR family transcriptional regulator: protein MRLRALLNTDALGLRLLGGEDELDRSVRGVMTTDLRDPSRYLSGGELVLTGLAWRRGAADSEPFVRILVQAGVAALAAGEAELGDVPEDLVLACARHRLPLFAVHESVAFATITEYVVRQVSGERAGDLAAVVDRHRRMMTSGPAGGGPDVVLDLLGSDLDLRAWVLSPTGRLIAGSELTGPALPPEVCAGLAAEHLAATRTGRRGPHRVLLDGTTYSLFPIRSSGRSPQAARDIRETVLSDWLLAVEADAGDWPEERLDLLQGVTQLIAVERDRRDAARTVRRRLAQEVLELVQAGAAPAEIAARLRVAAPVLLPGLGAAPHWQVVVACVEWDGVEIAGGPVAQSLLEEVLVDPLATGPEPSDRIAVAHTGDEAIALVPLPAVTAEHDGSDTGLLADVLLRSVQQPLSAGLDDDGRLTLGVSAAVHSAEGLRGALEEARHARRVAAARTGRVCAAGHQELASHVLLLPFVPDDVRRAFTARLLDPLKDYDRRHRAELIPTLEAFLDSDGSWTRCAARLHLHVNTLRYRVGRIEQLTGRDLSRLEDKLDFFLALRMS from the coding sequence ATGCGGCTGCGCGCTCTGCTGAACACCGATGCGCTGGGCCTGCGGCTGCTCGGCGGCGAGGACGAGCTGGACCGCTCGGTACGCGGTGTCATGACCACCGACCTGCGCGACCCGAGTCGCTACCTCTCGGGGGGCGAGCTGGTGCTGACGGGTCTGGCCTGGCGCCGGGGCGCCGCCGACTCCGAGCCGTTCGTCCGCATCCTCGTGCAGGCCGGTGTGGCCGCCCTCGCCGCGGGCGAGGCCGAACTCGGCGACGTACCGGAGGACCTGGTCCTGGCCTGCGCACGACACCGGCTCCCGCTGTTCGCGGTGCACGAGTCGGTCGCGTTCGCGACGATCACCGAGTACGTCGTCCGCCAGGTCTCCGGCGAGCGCGCCGGAGACCTGGCGGCGGTGGTGGACCGGCACCGCCGGATGATGACCTCGGGTCCGGCGGGCGGCGGTCCGGACGTGGTCCTGGACCTACTCGGCTCCGACCTGGACCTGCGTGCCTGGGTCCTGTCCCCCACCGGCCGGCTGATCGCCGGCTCCGAGCTCACGGGCCCGGCGCTGCCGCCGGAAGTCTGCGCAGGGCTCGCCGCAGAGCACCTGGCGGCCACCCGCACCGGACGGCGCGGCCCGCACCGCGTGCTGCTGGACGGCACCACCTACTCGCTCTTCCCGATCCGCTCCTCGGGTCGCTCTCCACAGGCCGCCCGCGACATCCGGGAGACGGTCCTGTCGGACTGGCTGCTGGCCGTCGAGGCGGACGCGGGCGACTGGCCCGAGGAGCGACTGGACCTGCTCCAGGGGGTCACCCAGCTGATCGCGGTCGAGCGGGACCGCCGGGACGCGGCACGCACGGTGCGACGCCGGCTCGCCCAGGAGGTGCTGGAACTGGTGCAGGCGGGCGCCGCGCCCGCCGAGATCGCCGCCCGCCTGCGGGTGGCCGCGCCGGTGCTGCTGCCCGGACTCGGGGCGGCCCCGCACTGGCAGGTGGTCGTGGCCTGTGTGGAATGGGATGGCGTCGAGATCGCGGGCGGCCCGGTCGCCCAGTCCCTTCTGGAGGAGGTACTGGTCGACCCCCTGGCGACCGGCCCGGAACCCTCCGACCGCATCGCGGTGGCGCACACGGGTGACGAAGCGATCGCCCTGGTCCCGTTGCCCGCGGTCACTGCCGAGCACGACGGTTCCGACACCGGTCTGCTCGCCGACGTCCTGCTGCGGTCGGTGCAACAGCCGTTGTCGGCGGGCCTGGACGACGACGGACGGCTCACGCTCGGCGTGAGCGCGGCCGTGCACTCGGCCGAAGGCCTGCGCGGCGCCCTGGAGGAAGCCCGGCACGCCCGCCGGGTCGCCGCGGCCCGCACCGGCCGGGTGTGCGCGGCCGGACACCAGGAGCTGGCCTCCCACGTGCTGCTGCTCCCGTTCGTCCCGGATGACGTCCGCCGTGCCTTCACCGCACGCCTCCTGGACCCCCTCAAGGACTACGACCGCCGCCACCGGGCCGAGCTGATCCCGACGCTGGAGGCGTTCCTGGACAGCGACGGGTCCTGGACCCGCTGCGCCGCCCGCCTCCATCTGCACGTCAACACCCTGCGCTACCGGGTCGGCCGGATCGAGCAGTTGACGGGCCGGGACCTGTCACGACTGGAGGACAAGCTCGACTTCTTCCTGGCGCTGCGCATGAGCTGA
- a CDS encoding FAD binding domain-containing protein: protein MDFLRPGSWEEALAAKAEHPTAVPIAGGTDVMVEINFDHRRPEYLLDLNRVGDLYEWEIGEDAVRLGASVPYTRIMECLRAELPGLALASHTVASPQIRNRGGVGGNLGTASPAGDAHPALLAAGAEVEAESAARGTRLIPIDAFYTGVKRNALQPDELIRAVHIKKADGPQQYSKVGTRNAMVIAVCAFGLALHPETRTVRTGIGSAAPTPVRAKAAEDFLNAALEEGGFWDNGKIITPSVAKQFAELCSGACNPIDDVRGTASYRRHAVGVMARRTLTWTWESYRGARRASEGAA from the coding sequence ATGGACTTCCTTCGCCCTGGCAGCTGGGAGGAGGCGCTCGCCGCGAAGGCCGAGCACCCCACCGCTGTGCCGATTGCGGGTGGCACCGACGTGATGGTCGAGATCAACTTCGACCACCGCCGGCCCGAGTACCTCCTCGACCTGAACCGCGTCGGCGATCTCTACGAGTGGGAGATCGGCGAGGACGCGGTACGGCTCGGTGCCTCCGTCCCATACACCAGGATCATGGAGTGTCTCCGTGCCGAGCTGCCAGGACTGGCGCTCGCCTCGCACACGGTCGCCTCCCCGCAGATCCGCAACCGCGGTGGCGTCGGCGGCAACCTCGGCACGGCCTCGCCCGCCGGTGACGCCCACCCCGCCCTGCTCGCGGCCGGCGCGGAGGTCGAGGCGGAATCGGCGGCCCGCGGTACCCGGCTGATCCCCATCGACGCGTTCTACACGGGCGTCAAGCGCAACGCGCTCCAGCCCGACGAGCTGATCCGCGCCGTGCACATCAAGAAGGCGGACGGCCCGCAGCAGTACTCGAAGGTCGGCACCCGCAACGCCATGGTCATCGCCGTGTGCGCCTTCGGCCTCGCCCTGCACCCCGAGACGCGGACCGTGCGCACCGGTATCGGCTCGGCCGCTCCCACCCCGGTGCGGGCCAAGGCCGCCGAGGACTTCCTGAACGCGGCCCTGGAGGAGGGCGGCTTCTGGGACAACGGGAAGATCATCACCCCGTCGGTCGCCAAGCAGTTCGCGGAGCTGTGCTCCGGAGCCTGCAACCCGATCGACGACGTCCGGGGCACCGCGAGCTACCGCAGGCACGCGGTCGGCGTCATGGCCCGACGGACGCTCACCTGGACCTGGGAGTCGTACCGCGGCGCCCGCCGCGCCTCTGAGGGAGCTGCGTAA
- a CDS encoding (2Fe-2S)-binding protein: protein MRVNFTVNGRPQEADDVWEGESLLYVLRERLGLPGSKNACEQGECGSCTVRLDGVPVCSCLVAAGQAEGREIVTVEGLADFARTRADGGCATGACGTTLQHAQQWQARPPEAPATDSQTGEGTELSPIQQAFIDAGAVQCGFCTPGLLVASDELLERNPNPSDADIREALSGNLCRCTGYEKIMDAVRLAAARQAEGV, encoded by the coding sequence ATGCGCGTCAACTTCACCGTCAACGGACGTCCGCAGGAAGCCGACGACGTGTGGGAGGGCGAGTCCCTGCTGTACGTCCTGCGCGAGCGCCTGGGCCTGCCGGGCTCAAAGAACGCCTGTGAACAGGGCGAATGCGGATCCTGCACCGTGCGGCTCGACGGCGTGCCGGTCTGCTCCTGTCTGGTCGCGGCCGGTCAGGCCGAGGGCCGCGAGATCGTGACCGTCGAGGGCCTCGCCGACTTCGCCAGGACACGCGCCGACGGCGGCTGCGCGACCGGCGCCTGCGGTACGACGCTGCAGCACGCCCAGCAGTGGCAGGCGCGCCCGCCGGAGGCACCTGCCACCGACTCACAGACCGGCGAGGGCACCGAGCTCTCCCCGATCCAGCAGGCGTTCATCGACGCCGGCGCCGTCCAGTGCGGCTTCTGCACCCCGGGCCTGCTGGTCGCCTCCGACGAACTCCTGGAGCGCAACCCGAACCCGAGCGACGCCGACATCCGTGAGGCGCTGTCGGGCAACCTGTGCCGCTGCACGGGCTACGAGAAGATCATGGACGCGGTCCGCCTCGCGGCCGCCCGCCAGGCCGAGGGGGTCTGA
- a CDS encoding xanthine dehydrogenase family protein molybdopterin-binding subunit codes for MPANGAPTKITQGSQTKGGIGESTLRPDGTLKVTGEFAYSSDMWHEDMLWGQILRSTVAHAEIVSIDTSEALATPGVYAVMTYDDLPAGVKNYGLEIQDTPVLAHGKVRHHGEPVAIVAADHPETARRAAAKIKVDYRELPVITDEASATAPDAILVHDNRDDHHIGHVPHPNIVHRQPIVRGDADRAAGRADVIVKGEYTFGMQDQAFLGPESGLAVPEEDGGVHLYIATQWLHSDLRQIAPVLGLPEEKVRMTLSGVGGAFGGREDLSMQIHACLLALRTGKPVKIVYNRFESFFGHVHRHPAKLYYEHGATKDGKLTHMKCRIVLDGGAYASASPAVVGNASSLSVGPYVVDDVDIEAIALYTNNPPCGAMRGFGAVQACFAYEAQMDKLAKKLGMDPVEFRRLNAMEQGTIMPTGQPVDSPAPVAELLRRIKTMPLPPERQWESSEGADVRQLPGGLSNTTHGEGVVRGVGYAVGIKNVGFSEGFDDYSTARVRMEVVGGEPVATVHTAMAEVGQGGVTVHAQIARTELGVTQVTIHPADTQVGSAGSTSASRQTYVTGGAVKNACELVRERVLEIGRRKFGAYHPAWATAELLLEGGKVVTDGGEVLGDLADVLEGEVVEVEEEWRHRPTEAFDLRTGQGNGHVQYSFAAHRAVVEVDTELGLVKVIELACAQDVGKALNPLSVVGQIQGGTTQGLGVAVMEEIIVDPKTAKVRNPSFTDYLIPTILDTPTIPVDVLELADDHAPYGLRGIGEAPTLSSTPAVLAAIRNATGLELNRTPVRPEHLTGTA; via the coding sequence ATGCCGGCCAACGGCGCTCCTACGAAGATCACACAGGGCTCCCAGACCAAGGGTGGCATCGGTGAGTCGACCCTCCGTCCGGACGGCACCCTCAAGGTCACCGGCGAGTTCGCGTACTCGTCCGACATGTGGCATGAGGACATGTTGTGGGGCCAGATCCTGCGCTCCACCGTCGCACACGCCGAGATCGTGTCGATCGACACCTCCGAGGCACTGGCGACGCCGGGCGTCTACGCCGTCATGACGTACGACGACCTGCCCGCCGGGGTGAAGAACTACGGCCTGGAGATCCAGGACACCCCGGTGCTCGCGCACGGCAAGGTACGCCACCACGGCGAGCCGGTCGCGATCGTCGCCGCCGACCACCCGGAGACGGCCCGCCGCGCCGCTGCCAAGATCAAGGTCGACTACCGGGAGCTGCCCGTCATCACCGACGAGGCCTCCGCGACCGCGCCGGACGCGATCCTGGTTCACGACAACCGCGACGACCACCACATCGGTCACGTCCCGCACCCCAACATCGTGCACCGCCAGCCCATCGTCCGCGGTGACGCGGACCGGGCCGCCGGGCGGGCGGACGTGATCGTCAAGGGCGAGTACACCTTCGGCATGCAGGACCAGGCCTTCCTCGGCCCCGAGTCCGGTCTCGCCGTGCCCGAGGAGGACGGTGGCGTCCACCTCTACATCGCCACCCAGTGGCTCCACTCCGACCTGCGTCAGATTGCGCCCGTGCTCGGTCTGCCCGAGGAGAAGGTGCGCATGACGCTGTCCGGCGTCGGCGGAGCCTTCGGCGGGCGCGAGGACCTGTCGATGCAGATCCACGCCTGCCTGCTGGCCCTACGCACCGGCAAGCCGGTGAAGATCGTCTACAACCGGTTCGAGTCCTTCTTCGGACACGTCCACCGCCACCCGGCCAAGCTGTACTACGAGCACGGCGCCACCAAGGACGGCAAGCTCACCCACATGAAGTGCCGGATCGTCCTGGACGGCGGCGCCTACGCCTCCGCCTCCCCGGCGGTCGTCGGCAACGCCTCCTCGCTGTCGGTGGGCCCGTACGTCGTCGACGACGTCGACATCGAGGCCATTGCCCTCTACACCAACAACCCGCCCTGCGGTGCCATGCGTGGTTTCGGCGCGGTCCAGGCGTGCTTCGCCTACGAGGCGCAGATGGACAAGCTGGCCAAGAAGCTGGGCATGGACCCGGTGGAGTTCCGGCGGCTGAACGCCATGGAGCAGGGGACCATCATGCCGACCGGACAGCCGGTCGACTCCCCGGCCCCGGTGGCCGAACTGCTGCGCCGGATCAAGACGATGCCGCTGCCGCCCGAGCGCCAGTGGGAGTCCAGCGAGGGCGCCGACGTACGACAACTGCCCGGCGGCCTGTCCAACACCACGCACGGTGAAGGCGTCGTCCGCGGTGTGGGCTACGCGGTCGGTATCAAGAACGTCGGGTTCTCCGAGGGCTTCGACGACTACTCCACGGCCCGGGTGCGCATGGAGGTGGTGGGTGGCGAGCCCGTCGCTACCGTGCACACTGCGATGGCGGAGGTCGGCCAGGGCGGTGTCACCGTCCACGCGCAGATCGCCCGCACCGAGCTCGGCGTCACCCAGGTGACCATCCACCCGGCCGACACCCAGGTGGGCTCGGCGGGCTCGACCTCGGCTTCCCGGCAGACGTATGTCACCGGCGGCGCCGTGAAGAACGCCTGCGAGCTGGTGCGCGAGAGGGTTCTGGAGATCGGGCGCCGCAAGTTCGGCGCCTACCACCCGGCGTGGGCGACGGCCGAACTACTCCTGGAGGGCGGCAAGGTCGTTACTGACGGTGGTGAGGTCCTCGGTGACCTGGCCGACGTCCTCGAAGGCGAGGTCGTGGAGGTCGAGGAGGAGTGGCGGCACCGGCCGACCGAGGCCTTCGACCTCCGCACCGGCCAGGGCAACGGACACGTCCAGTACTCCTTCGCCGCGCACCGCGCGGTCGTCGAGGTCGACACCGAGCTGGGCCTGGTCAAGGTCATCGAACTGGCCTGCGCCCAGGACGTGGGCAAGGCGCTCAACCCGCTCTCCGTCGTCGGCCAGATCCAGGGCGGCACCACCCAGGGCCTGGGCGTGGCCGTGATGGAAGAGATCATCGTCGACCCGAAGACGGCCAAGGTCAGGAACCCCTCCTTCACGGACTACCTGATCCCCACCATCCTCGACACGCCGACCATCCCGGTCGACGTGCTCGAACTCGCCGACGACCATGCCCCGTACGGGCTGCGTGGCATCGGCGAGGCCCCGACCCTGTCGTCCACGCCGGCCGTTCTCGCGGCGATCCGGAACGCGACCGGGCTGGAGCTCAACCGCACTCCGGTACGGCCCGAGCACCTCACGGGAACCGCGTAA
- a CDS encoding NCS2 family permease produces MTQQSVEPRTAAEDAGEGTRVPAGRSWLDRYFHISRRGSTITREVRGGITTFMAMAYILLLNPLILSGKDAAGDTLGQKALITATAFAAAFTTLLMGFAGKVPLALAAGLSVSGVLSSQVAPSMTWPQAMGMCVMYGVVIMLLVVTGLRELIMNAIPLALKHGITMGIGLFIALIGFYKAGFVHQGKATPVTLGPAGELAGWPVLLFAGTLLLIFMLQARNTPGAILIGIVTGTVVAAVLNGLGVIDPQQWAGGAAPELHGSAVSMPDFSLFGHVEFGGWGKVGAMTVGMIVFTLVLAGFFDAMATIIGVGTEADLADDKGRMPGLSKALFIDGAGGAIGGVAGGSGQTVFIESATGVGEGARTGLASVVTGLLFAACLFFTPVTAIVPQEVASAALVVIGAMMLMNARHVDWADRATAVPVFLTVVLMPFTYTITTGVAAGVVSYTAIKAAQGKAREIGAFMWGLTIVFLVYFALHPIEGWMGVH; encoded by the coding sequence ATGACCCAGCAGTCAGTGGAGCCCAGGACCGCAGCCGAAGACGCGGGCGAAGGAACTCGCGTCCCGGCCGGACGGTCCTGGCTCGACCGGTACTTCCACATATCCAGACGAGGATCGACGATCACGCGTGAGGTGCGTGGCGGCATCACCACCTTCATGGCGATGGCGTACATCCTCCTGCTCAACCCCCTCATCCTGTCCGGCAAGGACGCGGCCGGCGACACGCTCGGCCAGAAGGCCCTGATCACCGCGACGGCGTTCGCGGCGGCCTTCACCACGCTGCTGATGGGCTTCGCCGGCAAGGTGCCGCTCGCCCTCGCCGCCGGCCTCTCCGTCTCCGGTGTGCTGTCCTCACAGGTCGCCCCCAGCATGACCTGGCCGCAGGCCATGGGCATGTGCGTGATGTACGGCGTGGTCATCATGCTGCTGGTCGTCACCGGCCTGCGTGAGTTGATCATGAACGCGATCCCGCTCGCGCTCAAGCACGGCATCACGATGGGCATCGGCCTGTTCATCGCCCTCATCGGCTTCTACAAGGCCGGCTTCGTGCACCAGGGCAAGGCCACCCCGGTCACCCTCGGTCCCGCCGGTGAACTCGCCGGCTGGCCCGTGCTGCTCTTCGCCGGCACCCTGCTGCTGATCTTCATGCTGCAGGCCAGGAACACCCCCGGTGCCATCCTCATCGGTATCGTCACCGGCACGGTCGTCGCCGCTGTCCTCAACGGCCTCGGCGTGATCGATCCCCAGCAGTGGGCCGGTGGCGCAGCCCCCGAGCTGCACGGATCGGCGGTCTCGATGCCTGACTTCTCGCTCTTCGGGCACGTGGAGTTCGGCGGCTGGGGCAAGGTCGGGGCGATGACGGTCGGCATGATCGTGTTCACGCTGGTCCTCGCCGGGTTCTTCGACGCGATGGCGACCATCATCGGCGTCGGCACCGAGGCCGACCTCGCCGACGACAAGGGCCGGATGCCCGGTCTGTCCAAGGCGCTGTTCATCGACGGCGCCGGTGGTGCGATCGGCGGTGTGGCAGGCGGCTCCGGTCAGACGGTGTTCATCGAGTCCGCCACCGGCGTCGGTGAGGGCGCCCGTACCGGCCTCGCCTCCGTCGTCACCGGCCTGCTCTTCGCGGCCTGCCTCTTCTTCACCCCGGTTACCGCGATCGTCCCGCAGGAGGTCGCCTCCGCTGCCCTGGTGGTCATCGGCGCCATGATGCTGATGAACGCCCGGCACGTGGACTGGGCCGACCGCGCGACTGCCGTTCCGGTCTTCCTGACCGTCGTCCTGATGCCGTTCACCTACACCATCACCACCGGTGTCGCCGCCGGCGTCGTCTCCTACACGGCCATCAAGGCCGCCCAGGGCAAGGCTCGCGAGATCGGTGCCTTCATGTGGGGGCTGACGATCGTCTTCCTGGTCTACTTCGCCCTCCACCCCATCGAGGGCTGGATGGGCGTGCACTAG
- a CDS encoding XdhC family protein, giving the protein MLDIAEELNRWVEQGRDFAVATVVAVSGSAPRQPGAALAVDAGGAAIGSVSGGCVEGAVYELCQQALQDGETVLERFGYSDEDAFAVGLTCGGVIDILVTPVRADGPARPAFAAGLTAAARGRAAALARIVRGPAELRGRALLVRPDGSAEGGFGAHPELDRTVAAEAGAFLDTGRTGTLEIGELGSRCGSPLTVLVESSVPAPRMIVFGAIDFASALVRVGKFLGYHVTVCDARPVFATRARFPEADEVVVEWPHTYLEHTGVDGRTVLCVLTHDAKFDVPLLRLALRLPVGYVGAMGSRRTHLDRNERLREVGVTELELARLRSPIGLDLGARTPEETALSIAAEIVAGRRGGSGVSLTGAHTPIHHDAATAPAGRIGSVA; this is encoded by the coding sequence ATGCTGGACATCGCCGAGGAACTGAACCGGTGGGTCGAGCAGGGCCGTGACTTCGCCGTCGCCACCGTGGTGGCCGTCAGCGGCAGCGCCCCTCGCCAACCCGGCGCCGCCCTCGCGGTGGACGCCGGTGGCGCGGCGATCGGCTCGGTCTCCGGCGGATGTGTGGAGGGTGCCGTGTACGAGCTGTGCCAGCAGGCGCTTCAGGACGGTGAGACCGTGCTGGAACGCTTCGGGTACAGCGACGAGGACGCCTTCGCCGTCGGCCTGACCTGTGGCGGCGTCATCGACATCCTGGTCACGCCGGTCCGGGCGGACGGTCCCGCCCGGCCGGCGTTCGCGGCCGGGCTGACCGCTGCTGCACGGGGACGGGCGGCGGCCCTCGCACGGATCGTCCGGGGCCCGGCCGAACTGCGGGGTCGCGCCCTCCTGGTCCGTCCCGACGGCTCAGCCGAGGGTGGCTTCGGCGCCCACCCCGAGCTGGACCGCACCGTGGCCGCCGAGGCCGGCGCCTTCCTGGACACGGGTCGTACCGGCACCTTGGAGATCGGTGAACTGGGCTCGCGTTGCGGCTCCCCGCTCACCGTCCTGGTCGAATCCTCCGTGCCCGCGCCCCGGATGATCGTCTTCGGCGCGATCGACTTCGCCTCCGCCCTGGTCCGCGTGGGCAAGTTCCTGGGCTACCACGTCACCGTGTGCGACGCCCGCCCGGTGTTCGCCACCCGCGCCCGCTTCCCGGAGGCCGACGAGGTCGTCGTCGAGTGGCCCCACACGTACCTGGAGCACACCGGAGTCGACGGCCGTACCGTCCTGTGCGTCCTGACCCACGACGCCAAGTTCGACGTGCCGCTGCTCCGGCTGGCCCTGCGTCTGCCGGTCGGCTACGTCGGTGCGATGGGCTCCCGGCGCACCCACCTCGACCGCAACGAGCGCCTGCGCGAGGTCGGTGTCACGGAGCTGGAGCTGGCTCGTCTGCGCTCACCCATCGGCCTCGACCTCGGCGCCCGTACGCCTGAGGAGACGGCGTTGTCCATCGCCGCCGAGATCGTCGCGGGTCGGCGCGGTGGGAGCGGGGTCTCCCTGACCGGCGCGCACACTCCGATCCACCACGACGCCGCCACCGCGCCGGCGGGGAGGATCGGGTCGGTGGCCTAG
- a CDS encoding Immediate-early protein 2 yields MPIFSLSRTAPLPLDEAWRRLTEWPHHAGAVPLTRIRMLTPPPTRAGTRFVARTGIGPLAFDDVMEVTVWRPPTDGEPGMCRLEKRGRVVLGWAEIEVQPGPGGRSRVLWREEVHVRFLPGVFDGVLERSARSVFGRAVNRLLRGV; encoded by the coding sequence GTGCCGATCTTCTCTCTCTCCCGCACAGCCCCGCTTCCCCTGGACGAGGCGTGGCGCCGGCTCACCGAATGGCCGCACCACGCCGGCGCGGTCCCGCTCACCCGGATCAGGATGCTCACGCCCCCGCCGACCCGTGCAGGAACCCGCTTCGTCGCCCGTACCGGCATCGGCCCGCTGGCCTTTGACGACGTCATGGAGGTGACGGTCTGGCGTCCGCCCACCGACGGCGAGCCCGGAATGTGCCGCCTGGAGAAGCGCGGTCGCGTCGTACTGGGCTGGGCGGAGATCGAGGTGCAACCGGGGCCTGGGGGCCGCAGCCGGGTGCTGTGGCGCGAGGAGGTGCACGTACGTTTCCTGCCCGGTGTCTTCGACGGCGTTCTGGAGCGGTCGGCGCGCTCGGTGTTCGGGCGTGCGGTGAACCGGCTCCTCAGAGGGGTCTGA
- a CDS encoding polysaccharide deacetylase family protein yields the protein MSLSTDKTPTPKRATKKTRETRRTLRLPAFASAAVCLALTLSGCAQVDTTAPSAARTEAVHGAPATFGTVDCREAKCIALTFDAGPSENSARLLDVLKEKKVPATFFLLGKRHIEKYPHLVKRMAAEGHEVASHTWDHKILTRISDAQIRDELKRPNDAIERLTGRKPTLMRPPQGRTDAHVHRIAKEMGLAEVLWSVTAKDYTTDDSALITKRVLAQADRDGIILLHDIYPGTVPAVPGIIDALKRRGFVFVTVPQLLAPGKAEPGEVYRP from the coding sequence ATGTCTCTTTCGACCGACAAGACCCCGACGCCGAAGCGCGCGACCAAGAAGACGCGCGAGACGCGCCGGACGTTGCGTCTGCCCGCGTTCGCCTCGGCTGCGGTCTGCCTGGCGCTCACCCTGTCCGGTTGCGCGCAGGTTGACACGACCGCGCCGAGCGCAGCGCGCACGGAGGCGGTACACGGGGCGCCCGCGACGTTCGGGACCGTCGACTGCCGTGAGGCCAAGTGCATCGCGCTCACCTTCGACGCGGGGCCCAGCGAGAACTCGGCACGACTGCTGGACGTCCTCAAGGAGAAGAAGGTTCCGGCCACTTTCTTCCTGCTGGGCAAACGGCACATCGAGAAGTACCCACACCTGGTCAAGCGGATGGCCGCCGAGGGCCATGAGGTGGCGAGCCACACCTGGGACCACAAGATCCTCACCCGGATATCCGACGCACAGATACGCGACGAGCTCAAACGCCCCAACGACGCCATCGAGCGGCTCACCGGCCGCAAGCCCACGCTGATGCGTCCACCGCAGGGCCGTACGGACGCCCACGTGCACCGGATCGCCAAAGAGATGGGTCTGGCAGAGGTGTTGTGGAGCGTGACCGCGAAGGACTACACGACTGACGACTCCGCCCTGATCACCAAGCGCGTGCTCGCCCAGGCGGACCGGGACGGGATCATTCTGCTGCACGACATCTACCCGGGCACGGTGCCCGCGGTACCCGGCATCATCGACGCCCTCAAGCGGCGCGGATTCGTCTTCGTGACGGTCCCCCAGCTACTGGCGCCCGGCAAGGCCGAGCCGGGCGAGGTGTATCGGCCCTGA
- a CDS encoding alpha/beta hydrolase yields MTPLRLTAAGASLALAALAGAGPARAAAPATGRAAASAPAVPAFADGHGLTVVPGATEVHSPTDFTITVTTKQVSGTHRIRILLPDRYTADPDRRWPVTYFLHGGGGTVDDVAAAPALHSDSMITVVPDGGLKGWYTDWLMQNTAEGAANWETFHLSQVVPFIDASLRTLPDRAHRAVVGLSMGGFGALHYAEDRPDLFGHTAALSGGIDFGMWQIRAAVLATELNVEGAWCAVSTSANSSGSTADCTGDGPYVDSDAIFGSPYPVLNADRVWKAVDPAAPVNLAKLSHTAITLYTGGNDIIDAHTEIASRTVKTRLDHLGIPSRLIDYGDGSSLAPTCNGGHNYGCWAPALADYVPRLEAAFTAVDEN; encoded by the coding sequence ATGACGCCTCTCCGCCTGACCGCAGCCGGCGCATCCCTGGCGCTCGCCGCCCTGGCGGGCGCCGGCCCGGCACGCGCCGCCGCACCAGCCACGGGGCGTGCAGCCGCCTCGGCCCCCGCCGTTCCGGCCTTCGCCGACGGTCACGGACTGACCGTGGTCCCCGGGGCCACCGAGGTGCACTCACCGACCGACTTCACGATCACCGTCACCACGAAGCAGGTGTCCGGAACGCACCGGATCCGCATCCTCCTCCCCGACCGCTACACGGCCGACCCCGATCGCCGCTGGCCGGTCACCTACTTCCTGCACGGCGGTGGCGGCACCGTGGACGACGTCGCAGCCGCACCGGCGCTGCACTCGGACTCCATGATCACGGTGGTGCCGGACGGCGGCCTGAAGGGTTGGTACACCGACTGGCTGATGCAGAACACCGCCGAGGGCGCCGCGAACTGGGAGACCTTCCACCTGTCCCAGGTGGTGCCGTTCATCGACGCCAGCCTCCGTACCCTTCCGGACCGCGCCCACCGGGCCGTCGTCGGGCTGTCCATGGGCGGCTTCGGAGCCCTCCACTACGCCGAGGACCGGCCCGACCTGTTCGGCCACACCGCTGCGCTGTCCGGGGGCATCGACTTCGGTATGTGGCAGATCCGTGCCGCCGTCCTGGCCACCGAACTCAACGTCGAGGGCGCCTGGTGCGCGGTGAGCACCTCCGCCAACTCCTCCGGCAGTACCGCCGACTGCACCGGTGACGGCCCCTACGTCGACAGTGACGCGATCTTCGGCTCCCCCTACCCGGTCCTCAACGCCGACCGCGTCTGGAAGGCCGTCGACCCGGCCGCTCCCGTCAACCTGGCCAAGCTGTCCCACACCGCGATCACCCTTTACACGGGCGGCAACGACATCATCGACGCCCACACCGAGATCGCCTCCAGAACCGTGAAGACCCGCCTGGACCACCTCGGCATCCCCAGTCGCCTCATCGACTACGGAGACGGCAGCTCGCTCGCGCCGACCTGCAACGGCGGCCACAACTACGGCTGCTGGGCCCCCGCCCTCGCCGACTACGTCCCGCGCCTCGAAGCCGCCTTCACGGCGGTTGACGAGAACTGA
- a CDS encoding tautomerase family protein, whose protein sequence is MPHVTIKHFPKHLDEPQRERLVARLTEAVQDAFDVDAAVISIALQEVAPEAWDSEVYQPEIAARPDLLAKPPRY, encoded by the coding sequence ATGCCCCATGTGACCATCAAGCACTTCCCCAAGCACCTCGACGAGCCCCAGCGCGAGCGCCTGGTCGCCCGCCTCACCGAGGCGGTCCAGGACGCCTTCGACGTGGACGCGGCGGTGATCTCCATCGCCCTCCAGGAGGTCGCTCCCGAGGCATGGGACAGCGAGGTCTACCAGCCCGAGATCGCCGCCCGCCCCGACCTGCTCGCCAAGCCGCCCCGCTACTGA